The Methylacidimicrobium sp. B4 genome contains a region encoding:
- the ald gene encoding alanine dehydrogenase, producing the protein MRIGVPKERKEGENRVALTPAGAHALIQAGHTVTVETEAGLLSGFSDAEYSRAGAQIGDWEGCWQSDLVVKVKEPAESELAFLRKGLLLFSYLHLAASRSLTEAMASRGVTALAYETLQLPDGSLPLLIPMSEVAGRVAVQAGAHFLESAQGGSGILLGGVPGVPPGRVVVLGGGTVGTQAARIAAGMGAEVLLFDQSPIRLRFLDDLFGGRIRTAVVTPYYLAEELERADLAIGAVLVPGSRAPKVVSRQMVQQMRRGSVVMDISIDQGGCIETVTHPTTHDDPVFSVEGILHYAVANIPSAVPRTSTFALTNATLPWILILASAGIAAAKTHAELRSSINTIGGEVTCPGVAEAFGWKAIDPKRILR; encoded by the coding sequence ATGCGCATCGGTGTCCCCAAGGAGCGAAAAGAAGGAGAAAATCGGGTCGCGCTCACCCCTGCCGGTGCCCACGCGCTAATACAAGCCGGCCACACCGTCACGGTCGAAACCGAAGCCGGCCTCCTGAGCGGCTTCTCCGATGCGGAATACTCCCGTGCGGGAGCGCAAATCGGCGATTGGGAAGGATGTTGGCAATCCGATCTCGTCGTAAAGGTCAAAGAGCCGGCCGAGTCGGAGCTCGCGTTCCTCCGCAAGGGACTGCTCCTGTTTTCCTATCTGCATCTGGCCGCGAGCCGTTCCCTGACGGAAGCGATGGCTTCCCGCGGCGTGACGGCTTTGGCGTACGAGACGCTGCAGCTCCCCGATGGGAGCTTGCCTCTGCTCATCCCGATGAGCGAGGTGGCCGGAAGGGTAGCCGTGCAAGCGGGAGCGCATTTTCTCGAAAGCGCGCAGGGAGGATCCGGAATTCTTCTCGGCGGAGTACCCGGCGTTCCTCCCGGACGGGTGGTCGTCCTTGGAGGAGGAACGGTCGGTACGCAGGCAGCTCGCATCGCCGCGGGCATGGGAGCCGAGGTCCTGCTCTTCGATCAGAGCCCCATCCGCTTGCGCTTTCTCGACGATCTCTTCGGAGGCCGGATCCGCACCGCCGTGGTCACCCCGTACTATTTGGCAGAGGAGCTCGAGCGGGCGGACCTGGCAATCGGAGCGGTCCTCGTACCCGGCTCTCGGGCGCCAAAGGTCGTGTCCCGCCAGATGGTGCAACAGATGAGGCGGGGATCGGTGGTCATGGACATCTCGATCGATCAAGGCGGTTGCATCGAAACCGTCACGCATCCCACTACGCACGACGATCCGGTCTTCTCCGTGGAGGGCATCCTCCACTATGCGGTCGCCAACATACCCTCCGCCGTCCCTCGGACCTCGACCTTTGCGCTCACCAACGCGACCCTTCCCTGGATCCTGATCCTCGCTTCGGCAGGAATCGCCGCCGCGAAAACGCATGCGGAGCTCCGTTCCTCGATCAACACGATCGGCGGGGAGGTGACCTGCCCGGGCGTCGCCGAGGCCTTCGGATGGAAGGCGATCGATCCCAAGAGGATCCTTCGCTAA
- a CDS encoding NADPH-dependent FMN reductase, whose product MIAIVIGTNRLGSRTRLVGAQLVRLYTALGEPAHPIDLGLLPVEVGGSRAYAEKPEEVSRFASILGAARGLVVALPEYNGSFPGILKLFLDLLPHPSPLEGKPICVVGIARGRFGGLRAVEDLQRHLLYRRAYLYPQSVLLSDIDQLLGTGARLEDPAALKRLQEQAEGFVRFVDRLVPPAESRDKTRLDSP is encoded by the coding sequence GTGATAGCGATCGTGATCGGAACGAACCGATTGGGAAGCCGGACGCGGCTCGTCGGCGCCCAACTGGTCCGTCTCTACACGGCGCTGGGAGAGCCAGCGCATCCGATTGATCTGGGGCTCCTGCCGGTCGAGGTGGGGGGCTCTCGCGCATACGCGGAGAAGCCGGAGGAAGTCAGCCGGTTCGCTTCCATCCTGGGCGCGGCGCGGGGCCTGGTCGTCGCTCTGCCGGAATATAACGGGAGCTTCCCCGGCATCCTGAAGCTCTTCCTCGATCTTCTGCCGCATCCCAGCCCCCTGGAAGGCAAGCCGATCTGCGTGGTCGGCATAGCGCGCGGCCGGTTTGGCGGCTTGCGCGCGGTCGAGGATCTGCAGAGGCATCTCCTCTACCGGAGAGCCTATCTCTATCCCCAATCGGTTCTTCTCTCGGATATCGACCAGCTTCTCGGGACAGGGGCGAGGCTCGAGGATCCGGCCGCTCTCAAACGCCTGCAGGAGCAGGCGGAAGGGTTTGTCCGCTTTGTGGACAGGCTTGTCCCTCCTGCGGAGAGCCGGGACAAGACGCGCCTGGATTCGCCCTGA
- the glgA gene encoding glycogen synthase GlgA: MNLLFAATELSPYAKTGGLADVLAALPAALRQRGHSVACVLPLFRSIRETLPELRPTDLTLSVPLGTSLQSARIWEGRTDREIRLFLVEKEEFFDRTYLYGPPGGDYTDNASRFFFFSKIVPRLARHVRPKPEILHLHDWHTGLVPAFVRSERLPFRTVFTIHNLAYQGNFWGLDFPLTNLPTDYFSPAGIEFHQHINCLKAAIVFADRLTTVSPRYAEEIQTPEFGCGLAEVLRERRYKLSGILNGADYSRWDPARDPLLPAPYSASSPGAKQLSKDRLAKQVGWEPFRAPLFCLISRLTEQKGIPLVLEVADELRKEGGRLVVLGEGDPGLEERLRDLTRLFPKSVAVQIGFDEAFAHLLLAGSDFLLMPSLFEPCGLTQLYALRYGTLPIAHETGGLADTIVPWDPAEARGTGFLFQAPTAGAFSEAVRKAKAVYQNPAALQAMRQEAMRREFSWEQSAESYEKLYRQLVE, from the coding sequence ATGAACCTCCTCTTTGCCGCCACGGAGCTTTCTCCCTATGCGAAGACGGGCGGACTAGCCGATGTGCTGGCCGCGCTTCCGGCAGCGTTGCGCCAGCGGGGCCATTCCGTCGCCTGCGTGCTCCCGCTCTTCCGGTCGATCCGGGAAACGCTCCCGGAGCTGCGTCCCACCGATCTGACCTTGAGCGTGCCCCTGGGTACCAGCCTGCAGAGCGCCCGGATCTGGGAAGGTCGCACCGATCGGGAGATCCGCCTCTTCCTGGTCGAGAAGGAGGAGTTTTTCGATCGGACCTACCTCTACGGCCCCCCCGGGGGAGATTACACCGACAACGCGAGCCGCTTCTTTTTCTTTTCCAAGATCGTTCCCCGGCTCGCCCGCCATGTTCGTCCGAAACCGGAAATCCTCCATCTCCACGATTGGCACACCGGCCTCGTTCCGGCCTTCGTGCGCTCGGAACGTCTCCCCTTCCGAACGGTGTTCACGATTCACAACCTCGCCTACCAGGGCAACTTTTGGGGATTGGACTTCCCGTTGACCAACCTCCCCACCGACTACTTCTCTCCCGCCGGAATCGAGTTCCACCAGCACATCAACTGCTTGAAGGCGGCCATTGTCTTTGCCGACCGTCTCACCACGGTGAGCCCACGTTATGCCGAGGAAATTCAGACGCCGGAATTCGGCTGCGGGCTAGCCGAGGTCCTCCGGGAAAGGAGATACAAGCTCTCTGGAATCCTCAATGGCGCCGACTACAGCCGTTGGGACCCCGCACGGGATCCGCTGCTGCCTGCGCCTTACTCGGCGAGCAGCCCCGGCGCCAAGCAGCTCTCGAAGGACCGCCTTGCGAAGCAGGTGGGATGGGAGCCCTTCCGGGCTCCGCTCTTTTGCCTGATCTCCCGGCTCACCGAGCAGAAAGGGATCCCGCTGGTGCTCGAGGTCGCCGACGAGCTCCGAAAGGAAGGCGGACGCCTCGTCGTGCTGGGAGAGGGTGATCCCGGCTTGGAGGAGAGGCTGCGAGACCTGACCCGCCTATTCCCCAAAAGCGTTGCGGTGCAGATCGGGTTCGACGAGGCCTTTGCTCACCTCCTCCTGGCCGGCTCCGACTTCCTGCTCATGCCCTCTCTTTTCGAGCCGTGTGGGCTCACCCAGCTCTATGCTCTTCGTTACGGCACGCTCCCGATCGCGCACGAAACAGGGGGTTTAGCCGATACCATCGTCCCTTGGGATCCGGCGGAGGCGCGGGGTACGGGCTTTCTCTTTCAGGCCCCGACCGCTGGTGCCTTTTCCGAAGCCGTGCGAAAGGCAAAAGCCGTTTACCAGAACCCCGCCGCTCTCCAGGCGATGCGCCAGGAGGCGATGCGGCGGGAATTCTCCTGGGAGCAGAGTGCGGAGTCCTACGAAAAGCTCTATCGTCAGCTGGTCGAGTGA
- a CDS encoding PhoH family protein: MTRETLAFDGPRDVAAILGNESKNIRILEEAFSVKVTTREGWVRIEGEADGVAKATQAFRQLEDARHHGVNIGKEELRYTVDAVGRGDGIDLATLYKQGLRPSRSGVSIVARTPGQRTYLEALRTHELVFGVGPAGTGKTYLAVAAAVAAHRAQEVQRIVLTRPAVEAGEALGFLPGQVEEKVFPYLRPLYDALEDMLPPEELQRYLSRGWIEIAPLAFMRGRTLAHCFVILDEAQNTTPEQMFMLLTRMGPDSRCAVTGDPTQIDLPRGRRSGLLEAIAALRGQSGISICELSEGDVLRHDLVRRILEAYRAHRERAGLRADGV, translated from the coding sequence ATGACACGGGAGACCCTTGCGTTCGACGGGCCGAGGGATGTAGCGGCAATCCTCGGAAATGAATCGAAGAATATTCGCATTCTCGAAGAGGCGTTCTCGGTAAAAGTGACCACGCGAGAAGGATGGGTCCGCATCGAGGGGGAAGCCGACGGAGTCGCGAAGGCGACGCAAGCCTTCCGCCAGCTCGAAGATGCTCGCCATCATGGCGTGAACATCGGAAAAGAGGAGTTGCGATACACCGTGGATGCCGTAGGACGAGGGGACGGGATCGATCTGGCCACCTTGTACAAGCAGGGCTTACGCCCCTCCAGGAGCGGTGTGTCGATCGTAGCACGGACCCCTGGTCAGCGGACCTATTTGGAGGCATTGCGCACTCATGAGCTCGTCTTTGGCGTAGGGCCGGCGGGGACGGGAAAGACCTATTTGGCGGTTGCTGCGGCCGTGGCGGCGCATCGGGCGCAAGAGGTGCAGCGGATTGTCTTGACGCGGCCTGCCGTGGAAGCGGGAGAGGCCTTGGGTTTTCTCCCGGGGCAGGTGGAGGAAAAGGTCTTCCCCTATCTTCGTCCGCTGTACGATGCGCTCGAGGATATGCTTCCTCCGGAGGAGTTGCAGCGTTATCTGAGCCGAGGTTGGATCGAGATTGCCCCGCTCGCGTTCATGCGAGGGCGGACCCTGGCTCACTGCTTCGTGATCCTGGACGAGGCCCAAAACACGACGCCGGAGCAGATGTTCATGCTCCTGACACGCATGGGTCCGGACTCCCGCTGTGCGGTCACGGGCGATCCCACGCAGATCGACCTTCCCCGGGGCCGACGATCCGGTCTGCTGGAAGCGATCGCCGCCCTCCGCGGACAGAGCGGCATCTCGATTTGTGAACTCTCGGAAGGGGACGTGCTCCGTCACGATCTGGTGCGGCGAATCCTGGAGGCTTACCGAGCGCATCGGGAGCGAGCGGGGCTACGGGCGGACGGCGTATGA
- a CDS encoding HD family phosphohydrolase produces the protein MSVFERWRLIRKGLSCGRSRRASSSPKWRERLEKDRRVRGFIFVLFTALCVVCGSWPHAHPTYAVALLTTVLAAGIFIPMRIGLPDLFGSNSRLALVLTAVLINLYVGKAVYLWSMRQPGAEFHALYFYVPTAFAPLLTTSLLGAFPGLFTVFASSLFSAVLINQSIPLLVNNLVSGFVGVYMTQRVHRRRDIIQAGMAVGLVSLVCAMAFGYVGETESDVLIEQGAWSVVLGFLTGVFVNAILPFMEELFCVNTDFTWLELSDLNHPLLRRLATEAPGTYHHSLMVANLAEAAAQKVGANPALCRVMAYFHDIGKLVNPQYFVENIDGGENPHDRLSPSLSALVILSHVKDGAELAQRYHLKRPIVDGIEQHHGDSLVYYFYQRALRTIEDCKAGVRILGASEKAVPGFDESQFRYPGPKPQSREAGILMLSDVVESASRCLERPTAQRIEQMVRELVEKKLAGHQLDECDLTLKELHSIEESLSFTLKTMLHSRLRYPQKERDGIEALRLQSAAPSAPVLSDLATAVADGGPTDQDAREAVASDH, from the coding sequence ATGAGCGTTTTCGAACGGTGGCGATTGATACGCAAGGGGCTCTCCTGTGGACGGTCTCGGCGTGCATCGAGCTCGCCCAAATGGCGGGAGAGGCTGGAGAAGGACCGGCGCGTTCGAGGATTCATCTTCGTCCTCTTTACCGCTCTTTGCGTTGTCTGCGGCAGTTGGCCTCACGCCCATCCGACCTATGCGGTGGCGCTGTTGACGACCGTCCTGGCGGCGGGGATCTTCATCCCGATGCGGATCGGGCTTCCCGACCTGTTCGGGAGCAATTCCCGCCTGGCGCTGGTGTTGACGGCCGTCCTCATCAACCTTTACGTCGGCAAAGCCGTTTACCTCTGGTCGATGCGCCAGCCGGGGGCAGAGTTCCATGCTCTCTACTTCTACGTCCCGACCGCCTTCGCTCCGCTGCTGACGACCTCGCTCCTCGGGGCTTTCCCTGGCCTCTTTACGGTGTTTGCTTCCTCCCTCTTCAGCGCGGTCTTGATCAATCAGAGCATTCCGCTGCTGGTGAACAACCTCGTGTCCGGATTTGTCGGCGTCTACATGACCCAGCGGGTTCATCGCCGCCGGGACATCATTCAAGCGGGCATGGCGGTGGGCTTGGTGAGCCTCGTCTGCGCCATGGCCTTTGGCTATGTGGGCGAGACGGAAAGCGACGTGCTGATCGAGCAGGGTGCCTGGAGCGTGGTCCTCGGTTTCCTGACCGGGGTTTTCGTCAATGCGATCTTGCCGTTCATGGAAGAGCTCTTTTGCGTGAATACCGATTTCACGTGGCTCGAGCTCTCCGATTTGAACCATCCTTTGCTGAGGCGACTCGCAACCGAGGCGCCCGGAACCTACCACCACAGCCTCATGGTGGCGAATCTGGCGGAAGCGGCGGCGCAGAAGGTCGGGGCCAACCCGGCTCTCTGTCGCGTAATGGCCTACTTTCACGACATCGGAAAGCTCGTGAACCCTCAATATTTCGTGGAAAACATCGATGGGGGTGAAAACCCCCACGACCGGCTCTCGCCCTCCTTGAGCGCGCTCGTCATCCTCTCCCATGTCAAGGACGGGGCAGAGCTGGCCCAGCGTTACCACTTGAAGCGGCCCATCGTGGATGGCATCGAGCAGCATCATGGCGACTCCCTCGTCTACTATTTCTATCAGCGGGCGCTGCGGACCATCGAGGACTGCAAGGCCGGGGTCCGAATCCTGGGGGCATCAGAAAAGGCGGTGCCGGGATTCGATGAGAGCCAGTTTCGTTATCCCGGACCCAAGCCGCAGAGCCGGGAAGCCGGGATCCTCATGCTCTCTGACGTAGTGGAAAGTGCGTCGCGCTGCTTGGAAAGACCGACGGCGCAGCGGATCGAGCAGATGGTGCGCGAGCTCGTCGAGAAAAAGCTTGCCGGCCATCAGCTCGACGAATGCGATCTCACGCTTAAGGAGTTGCATTCGATCGAGGAAAGCCTGAGCTTTACGTTGAAGACGATGTTGCACAGTCGCCTCCGCTATCCGCAGAAGGAACGAGATGGGATCGAAGCTCTCCGTCTACAATCGGCAGCGCCAAGTGCGCCTGTCTTGTCGGATCTTGCTACGGCAGTGGCAGATGGCGGTCCGACGGATCAGGACGCGAGGGAAGCCGTTGCCTCCGACCATTGA
- the ybeY gene encoding rRNA maturation RNase YbeY yields MPPTIELSLVSSRAMATLHAEWLQVPGPTDVLSFDYGEVVVCPWVANKEAPRHHLTTEEEVLLYGIHGLLHLGGWDDRSPEDRRAMEAEQQRLFALARGAAARADSRNSPGEH; encoded by the coding sequence TTGCCTCCGACCATTGAGCTTTCCCTGGTCTCCTCGCGAGCCATGGCGACTCTTCATGCCGAATGGCTTCAGGTGCCCGGGCCGACCGATGTCCTCTCTTTCGATTATGGAGAGGTGGTCGTCTGTCCTTGGGTCGCCAATAAGGAGGCACCTCGGCACCATCTGACGACCGAGGAGGAGGTGCTGCTCTATGGGATTCATGGTCTTCTCCACCTGGGAGGATGGGATGACCGATCTCCGGAGGATCGTCGGGCGATGGAGGCGGAGCAGCAGCGTCTTTTTGCCTTGGCGCGGGGAGCGGCCGCTCGCGCGGACTCTCGAAACTCCCCAGGGGAGCACTGA
- a CDS encoding DNA repair protein RecO — protein sequence MERERQTEGILLRRHSYSESSWILGWLTADLGWIHTLAKGAKKGSGGLRGPLDLFYLCEIAVLAPRTGDLYLFREARVRNPLLALRKSWATFSCAQYFGELVGGTVERGTPLPELYDLLRKALTYLEAHPPSLLLIERFERRLLEASGMRGAGLRALGELLGGSASRIFAARKRLQEALVPGG from the coding sequence ATGGAGCGGGAGCGGCAGACGGAAGGCATCCTCCTGCGTCGGCATTCGTATTCCGAGAGCAGTTGGATCCTTGGCTGGCTGACCGCCGATCTGGGCTGGATTCATACTCTGGCCAAGGGGGCAAAAAAAGGGTCGGGTGGGCTTCGGGGGCCGCTCGATCTCTTTTATCTCTGCGAGATCGCAGTCCTCGCCCCTCGGACCGGAGATCTCTATCTCTTCCGGGAGGCGCGCGTCAGGAATCCCCTTTTAGCCCTCCGGAAAAGCTGGGCCACCTTCTCCTGCGCGCAATATTTCGGGGAGCTGGTTGGAGGCACCGTGGAGCGGGGCACGCCCTTGCCCGAGCTCTACGACTTGCTGCGCAAGGCGCTCACCTATCTGGAAGCGCATCCGCCCTCCCTGCTTCTGATCGAGCGCTTTGAGCGCCGGCTTCTCGAAGCCAGTGGCATGAGGGGAGCCGGGCTTCGCGCGCTCGGCGAGCTGTTGGGGGGCAGCGCTTCCCGGATTTTCGCCGCCAGGAAGAGGCTGCAAGAAGCTCTCGTGCCGGGGGGATAG